From Manduca sexta isolate Smith_Timp_Sample1 chromosome 21, JHU_Msex_v1.0, whole genome shotgun sequence, the proteins below share one genomic window:
- the LOC115447803 gene encoding single insulin-like growth factor-binding domain protein-2, translated as MSRWVAMVAVLVLAGSVRGWDCICNPRECEVLEPSGCPGLGIVVWDPCRCCKVCARTLGENCGGFSGTCEPGLKCYEGSCTPIT; from the exons ATGAGTAGGTGGGTGGCGATGGTGGCGGTGCTGGTGTTGGCGGGGAGCGTGCGCGGGTGGGACTGTATATGCAATCCGAGGGAGTGCGAGGTACTGGAACCGAGCGGCTGTCCGGGACTCGGGATAGTCGTGTGGGACCCTTGTAG ATGCTGCAAAGTATGCGCAAGAACTTTAGGCGAAAACTGCGGCGGGTTCAGCGGGACATGCGAGCCAGGTCTCAAGTGTTACGAAGGGTCGTGTACGCCGATCACGTGA